One Kineococcus aurantiacus genomic window carries:
- a CDS encoding CGNR zinc finger domain-containing protein encodes MDRTVDDLDLVARFLNTLDERTFTRHGQEHTAVDDLTSVEALTSWLRAHDLATAGAVLHPADLETALRLRTALRAALLDPDPGPRGGALAGFPVHLAPGPGSGLRLRADTGVPGLDVLLETVATAAATGRWARLKLCAAPECRWAFHDTSRSGAGRWCSMEICGNRHKTAAYRRRRTA; translated from the coding sequence GTGGACCGGACGGTGGACGACCTCGACCTCGTGGCGCGGTTCCTCAACACCCTCGACGAGCGCACGTTCACCCGGCACGGGCAGGAGCACACCGCCGTCGACGACCTCACCTCCGTCGAGGCCCTCACCTCCTGGCTGCGCGCCCACGACCTGGCCACCGCCGGCGCGGTCCTGCACCCCGCCGACCTCGAGACCGCGCTGCGGCTGCGGACGGCGCTGCGGGCCGCCCTCCTCGACCCCGACCCCGGCCCCCGCGGCGGTGCGCTGGCCGGCTTCCCCGTCCACCTGGCCCCCGGCCCCGGCTCCGGCCTGCGCCTGCGCGCCGACACCGGGGTGCCGGGCCTCGACGTCCTCCTGGAGACGGTCGCCACCGCCGCGGCCACCGGCCGCTGGGCTCGGCTGAAGCTGTGCGCCGCACCGGAGTGCCGCTGGGCCTTCCACGACACCTCCCGCAGCGGCGCCGGCCGCTGGTGCTCGATGGAGATCTGCGGCAACCGGCACAAGACCGCCGCCTACCGCCGTCGGCGCACCGCCTGA
- a CDS encoding GNAT family N-acetyltransferase, producing MLELRTRLSEDDLRAVADLERRVVAHDGGRLKIEWGDLRNRSGEAVNDLLWRVDGRVLGFVGIDSWNGRVAELVGAVDPVARGRGIGSALLAAAVDVCRERGFGQALLIVPRSSAAGHHLAQRRGAPLEHSEHALRLDAPPEPGAPDPRTTLRAATTDDLAVLTRLLTDAFGQAPTHLEAGFATGRTLVVEHAGEPVGTVRLQREADTGGVYGFAVDPRHQGRGIGRDVLRRVCREFFADGARTVRLEVAVGNDRALGLYTSVGFTRVQTEDYYDLPLARRAPGVSG from the coding sequence GTGCTGGAACTCAGGACCCGCCTGTCCGAGGACGACCTGCGCGCCGTCGCCGACCTCGAGCGCCGCGTCGTCGCCCACGACGGGGGACGGCTGAAGATCGAGTGGGGGGACCTGCGGAACCGGTCCGGGGAGGCCGTGAACGACCTGCTGTGGCGGGTCGACGGCCGGGTCCTGGGGTTCGTCGGGATCGACTCCTGGAACGGGCGCGTCGCCGAGCTCGTCGGCGCGGTCGACCCGGTCGCCCGCGGCCGGGGGATCGGCTCGGCCCTGCTCGCGGCCGCCGTGGACGTCTGCCGCGAGCGCGGCTTCGGTCAGGCGCTGCTCATCGTGCCGCGGTCCTCGGCCGCCGGTCACCACCTGGCGCAGCGGCGCGGGGCGCCGCTGGAGCACTCCGAGCACGCCCTGCGCCTGGACGCCCCGCCCGAGCCCGGCGCGCCGGACCCGCGGACGACGCTGCGGGCGGCCACCACCGACGACCTGGCCGTCCTGACCCGCCTGCTCACCGACGCCTTCGGCCAGGCGCCCACGCACCTGGAGGCCGGGTTCGCCACCGGCCGCACGCTCGTCGTCGAGCACGCCGGGGAACCGGTGGGGACCGTCCGGCTGCAACGGGAAGCGGACACCGGCGGGGTCTACGGGTTCGCCGTCGACCCCCGGCACCAGGGCCGGGGGATCGGCCGGGACGTCCTGCGCCGGGTCTGCCGGGAGTTCTTCGCCGACGGCGCGCGGACCGTCCGGCTGGAGGTCGCCGTCGGCAACGACCGCGCCCTGGGCCTGTACACGTCCGTCGGCTTCACCCGCGTCCAGACCGAGGACTACTACGACCTGCCGCTGGCGCGGCGGGCCCCGGGCGTCAGCGGGTGA
- a CDS encoding FUSC family protein: MPRTIPYALTVRRRARTGWQRWQGSWWQIAQCGVGAGLAWMLAQALWDQPYPVFACVAVVVCLGVQNNQRLRRVGELGVGVTIGVLLGTLVVHAVGRGPLQITAIVAASMFVARFLDSGILLVNQAALQAAFIVAYPPTPGGGGGARWLDAMTGVVVALAVAALLPPDPRRDVRGRARAYAGQLADLLEDGADALRTRDAAKAEDVLNRARGTQAELEGWSQSVNAGQEVHRLSPLRRSGRGEILQQKKLQAGMDRATRNLRVALRRVSTALKYDEPMPDSLAGAMEGLAAAVRAVGEPAYPGESVPPSVAGLQELAVTLGPRTLGAESLSATVVVAQLRSSVVDLLQAQGMGAAEAHRLLPG, from the coding sequence GCACGATCCCGTACGCGCTGACCGTCCGCCGCCGGGCCCGCACGGGCTGGCAGCGCTGGCAGGGCTCGTGGTGGCAGATCGCGCAGTGCGGGGTGGGGGCGGGTCTGGCGTGGATGCTGGCGCAGGCGCTGTGGGACCAGCCGTACCCGGTCTTCGCGTGCGTGGCGGTCGTGGTGTGCCTGGGGGTGCAGAACAACCAGCGGCTGCGGCGGGTCGGTGAGCTCGGCGTCGGCGTCACCATCGGGGTGCTGCTGGGGACGCTCGTCGTGCACGCCGTGGGGCGCGGCCCGCTGCAGATCACCGCGATCGTGGCCGCGTCCATGTTCGTGGCCCGCTTCCTGGACTCGGGGATCCTCCTGGTCAACCAGGCGGCCCTGCAGGCGGCGTTCATCGTCGCCTACCCGCCCACGCCGGGGGGCGGGGGCGGCGCGCGCTGGCTGGACGCCATGACGGGCGTGGTGGTGGCGCTGGCGGTGGCGGCGCTGCTGCCGCCGGACCCGCGGCGCGACGTGCGGGGGCGGGCCCGGGCGTACGCGGGGCAGCTCGCGGACCTGCTGGAGGACGGCGCGGACGCCCTGCGGACGCGGGACGCGGCGAAGGCCGAGGACGTGCTGAACCGGGCCCGGGGCACCCAGGCGGAGCTGGAGGGCTGGTCGCAGTCGGTCAACGCCGGGCAGGAGGTCCACCGGCTGTCGCCGCTGCGGCGCAGCGGGCGCGGGGAGATCCTGCAGCAGAAGAAGCTGCAGGCCGGGATGGACCGGGCCACGCGCAACCTGCGGGTGGCGCTGCGCCGGGTGAGCACGGCCCTGAAGTACGACGAGCCGATGCCGGACTCCCTGGCCGGGGCCATGGAGGGCCTGGCGGCGGCGGTCCGCGCGGTGGGCGAGCCGGCCTACCCGGGCGAGTCGGTGCCGCCGTCGGTGGCGGGGCTGCAGGAGCTGGCGGTGACGCTGGGCCCGCGGACGCTGGGGGCCGAGTCGCTGTCGGCGACGGTGGTGGTGGCGCAGCTGCGCTCGAGCGTCGTGGACCTGCTGCAGGCGCAGGGGATGGGCGCCGCGGAGGCGCACCGCCTGCTGCCGGGGTGA
- a CDS encoding DUF4383 domain-containing protein gives MNAPATAPAAIESANPAEAGGPVTSYARAVGALVLGLGVLGLVPGVVTHYSELGLYSSGANLFGLFRTSVVSASLQVLFGLTVLSVSGSVRQAHKAVVFTALAYLLAGLSGAGLVVNATRSDLVVNVASNWLHLALFAVVLGGAVRARRKHVAQLGVF, from the coding sequence GTGAACGCTCCTGCCACCGCTCCCGCCGCGATCGAGTCCGCGAACCCCGCCGAGGCCGGCGGTCCCGTCACCTCCTACGCCCGCGCCGTGGGCGCCCTCGTGCTGGGCCTGGGGGTCCTGGGCCTGGTGCCCGGCGTCGTGACGCACTACTCCGAGCTGGGTCTCTACAGCTCCGGCGCGAACCTGTTCGGGCTGTTCCGCACGTCGGTCGTCAGCGCGTCGCTGCAGGTCCTGTTCGGCCTGACGGTCCTGTCGGTGTCCGGGTCGGTCCGCCAGGCCCACAAGGCCGTGGTCTTCACCGCCCTGGCCTACCTCCTGGCCGGCCTGTCGGGGGCGGGGCTGGTGGTCAACGCCACGCGCAGCGACCTCGTGGTGAACGTCGCCAGCAACTGGCTGCACCTGGCGCTGTTCGCCGTGGTCCTCGGCGGGGCCGTGCGGGCGCGCAGGAAGCACGTCGCGCAGCTGGGCGTGTTCTGA